The Euphorbia lathyris chromosome 8, ddEupLath1.1, whole genome shotgun sequence genome has a window encoding:
- the LOC136203151 gene encoding homeobox protein ATH1, whose protein sequence is MENRLFSVPLGRNSVPTMEGIAPNSLAEFESFDLNNQNQTLDCYNLLSTLQGSSRAEQFVSGIPFSGPAPLTTIVATRNGRQENVATFAISEPPIYPLEALRTCVSNEFANGLTSSFTSSVNYGSDQVFGNVNSKGESNRFPAPVRAEFQPFSWISTNSVNISNDNLYGSCNFSNELSLSLATSQPSAINGTNISDQCSEISCPGGYTPRCLKESTSSSSKELSLSCSSYRNGKFSHVLSGSKYLQVVQEILTQIASYSMEILERMCFSTGGMKMGTSISFSSMYATERGMGLICPDETPNEDDGFEVHVDPALRKRAIEAKKAQLLTLLQVVDDQYSQCLDEIHTVVSAFHAATELDPQMHTRFVLQTISFLYKSLRERISNQILAMGAHADGGGGMRDSEEGGHESCYFQKQWTLQQLKKRDHQLWKPQRGLPERSVSVLRAWMFQNFLHPYPKDAEKHLLAVKSGLTRSQVSNWFINARVRLWKPMIEEMYAEMNKRKGPQNEEGSSNNNHRNHISFSNLRFNVN, encoded by the exons ATGGAGAATCGTTTGTTCAGTGTTCCTCTTGGAAGAAATTCTGTTCCAACAATGGAAGGAATAGCACCCAACTCACTTGCCGAGTTCGAATCGTTCGATCTCAACAATCAGAACCAGACATTGGACTGCTACAATTTGCTTTCTACATTGCAAGGCTCTTCAAGAGCAGAGCAATTTGTGAGTGGAATACCCTTTTCTGGTCCTGCACCACTTACCACCATTGTAGCTACAAGAAATGGTCGTCAAGAAAATGTGGCCACTTTTGCTATTTCAGAACCTCCAATATACCCTCTAGAGGCTTTAAGAACTTGTGTGTCCAACGAATTCGCTAATGGTTTGACTTCTTCATTCACATCTTCTGTGAATTATGGCTCTGATCAAGTATTTGGTAATGTGAATTCTAAGGGGGAAAGTAACCGATTTCCTGCTCCTGTTAGAGCTGAGTTTCAGCCTTTTAGCTGGATATCAACTAATAGTGTCAACATTAGCAACGATAATCTGTATGGCTCTTGTAATTTTAGTAATGAGCTATCACTGAGCCTTGCTACATCTCAACCTTCTGCAATCAATGGGACTAATATCTCGGATCAGTGCTCCGAGATAAGTTGTCCTGGGGGCTATACCCCCCGGTGCTTGAAAGAATCAACCTCTTCAAGCAGTAAGGAGCTTTCACTAAGTTGCAGTTCCTACAGGAATGGCAAATTCTCACATGTATTGTCAGGTTCCAAATATCTTCAAGTAGTTCAGGAAATTCTTACTCAAATTGCAAGTTATTCAATGGAGATCCTGGAACGAATGTGCTTTTCGACAGGCGGGATGAAGATGGGGACAAGTATCTCTTTCTCCTCCATGTATGCTACAGAGAGAGGGATGGGGTTGATCTGCCCTGATGAAACGCCTAACGAAGATGATGGATTCGAAGTTCATGTGGATCCTGCGCTGCGAAAACGAGCAATTGAAGCAAAGAAGGCACAATTGCTGACTCTTCTTCAAGTG GTTGATGATCAATACAGCCAATGCCTAGATGAGATACACACAGTTGTATCGGCGTTCCACGCTGCAACAGAGTTGGATCCCCAAATGCACACTCGTTTTGTGCTCCAAACGATCTCATTCTTATACAAAAGCCTTAGGGAGAGGATCAGCAACCAAATCCTCGCAATGGGAGCACATGCCGATGGCGGTGGAGGTATGAGAGATTCAGAAGAAGGAGGTCATGAAAGTTGCTATTTCCAAAAGCAATGGACTCTCCAGCAACTCAAGAAAAGAGACCATCAACTATGGAAACCACAGAGGGGGTTACCAGAACGTTCTGTCTCAGTGCTCCGTGCTTGGATGTTTCAGAACTTCCTTCACCC GTACCCGAAAGACGCAGAGAAGCATTTGCTAGCAGTAAAGAGCGGGCTTACACGAAGCCAG GTTTCGAACTGGTTCATTAATGCAAGAGTTCGGCTATGGAAACCGATGATTGAAGAGATGTATGCAGAAATGAACAAGAGGAAAGGTCCTCAAAACGAGGAGGGAAGCAGCAACAATAATCACAGAAACCATATCAGCTTCAGCAATCTAAGATTTAATGTCAATTAA